The following DNA comes from Neofelis nebulosa isolate mNeoNeb1 chromosome 3, mNeoNeb1.pri, whole genome shotgun sequence.
AGATACCTGCCTTCTTAGTTTAGTGGTCTTTTCTGCTCTTCTGCTACTCCCAGGTTCAGACTACTTTGGAGGTAATTCCTCCATAAAAGGAACGGCCATGGGAGGTTAGGAGTTGAACAATTTGACCCTTACCACTCCCCATATAAATAACCTCACCTCACCTTCTTCCATCCTAGTTCCTGTCATATTTTccaacaaaagaaagaaggtaaattTGAGAAACTCCTACAAGTATAGTCTGTAATTTTCTGGAACCAAATACCTTCCATATCCGTAATAAGCTTCCAGTCAACTCGAGTTTGCCTATGCCCGCTGTAGTCCACCTTTATGAAACATGcacatgttaaaaatataaattgataaTACATTGATTCCCTTGCCCCAGATTATTTCTACATTTGGACAAACCTGCAGCCGAAGTATCAAAATCCACGTTCGGGGAATGAAGGGAGTGGAAGGCCTGCCCAATCTAAATGAGAGAAGATTTCACAGACTGGGTGCTTAGGTTTGTCGGTTGACACACATTCACAAGAAACCAAAAATTCACTAGATTTTCCAAACCAGTGTTTTCTACTCTTGGGGAAAAGAAACTGGCCGAATTGTTAGAAAAGGGTTACTCGGGGACACTAGGAACCACTCTTCACAGATGTTCTTTCAGAAAGAGTAATAGGACAGCACCTACAAGAGGCATCCTGCCAGATCCAGCGTGCCTAGCAGGTAGGAGGGGCCGCAGGTCCCCAGAAGGCACCTCACTGCTCCACCCTAGCTTCCTTAAGGATGTTCCTAGGAGTAGAAGATGCTGGAATGAAGAAGGCCCTCTCTTGCTTCAGTCCATAGTGCCCTGAGACTGTAGTCACTTATGTGTTCACAAGTTtaaaagggggggaggaggggaacaaGTTGCTTGTTGCTTTTGGGaaatatcagatttttaaatagaattagaAGTCACtgccagaaggagaagaaacaagtgaaaatacaaTTCGATAATAGGTACTTAAAAGGAAAACTACATGTTGAACTGCTCCATCTCTCAGGAGAGGCTCCTCTAGTTGGCTTGTGGAGCCGGAGTGCTTTTATGGAGAAATATCTCCCTGTCTGCTCCTCAGAGCTCCCAAGAGAACTGTCCTGGACCCTTCCATCTCTATAGGACAGTATAGGTAGGCTTTCAGAAAGCCTCAGACCCAGGACCTAGAAGCCAAACTTCTAATGACCTGTGGGTACAGAGGCAGACAAAGAATGAATCCCAATGAAAGAGTTTCCCCTGATTCAGAACTTCATCCCTGGGGCAGCACTAGCTCCTTTCCAGGCCAGAGAAGGAAATCGAACTGCACTTATCAACATGCATTCTCCATTATGTGAGGCTTATTTTCAACTTGATGGGTCTATAATTTATTTGCAAGGCTAAAACATTAAATTGGTATTAATTCATACCCAGCCTCTGAATGTTCACATTGTTAGCTTGTAACTTTTAAGTACTATAAACAATTCATCATAAATTCTCAAAATTAATGACATGTTATGCTTGAATTAACTGAGGTCATACAAGGATAACTTCAACCTCAAATATGAGAAACCCAGGTaaacaattataatttaattGGCTTACTCCAGACTTTATGTTGATCCTAAAATACTTTATATTCTTAGAAGCATTAAACTCCCTCAATGAACATATATATTCAATAGCGTCATGCTCGTGGGCAGGTTAGAAAACCAGATGCTATGTTTAAGGAATTCTTTAATAAGAGCGCAGTATTTTCcagattgtttatttttcctacttttcacGAGGCTGTAGAATTACGTAGCAGGGCTTGGGGGTTAAGAGTGTAGCCTTTCGACCCTGAGTTCATCTGCTCTCCCACTTCTTCCAAACTGGTGACCTTGGGAAGGTGGGCTAATCTAACcgtgccttagtttcttcatcctGTGAAATGGAGCCGGTATGAGTACCACCCTCACAGAGTCATCGTGGAGATGAAAAGCATTATCGCACGTCACTGTGTCACTGGCTGGCACGTAGTAATTGTTCACTGTCGGTATCAGTAGCAGGAGTGGCAGTGGCGGCAGTAGATGTTTTTAGTAATGTGAGAGTTTGTAGACACTTTAATATGACCTGTGTGTCCTCGGTTGaattttccccccttccttcccacagGAAAATGGCAGATGCATGACAGCGGCCTCCTGAACATCACCAAGGTGTCTTTTTCAGACCGAGGTAAATACACATGTGTTGCTTCTAACATCCACGGCACTGTGAACAACACGGTGACCCTGAGAGTCATCTTTATCTCTGGAGACATGGGCGTCTACTACATGGTCGTCTGCCTTGTGGCCTTCACTGTTGTCATGGTCCTCAATATCACCCGCCTGTGCATGATGAGCAGTCACCTGAAGAAGACCGAGAAAGCCATCAATGAGTTCTTTAGGACAGAAGGTGCAGAGAAGCTGCAAAAGGCATTTGAGATTGCCAAGCGGATCCCCATCATCACCTCAGCCAAAACTCTAGAGCTTGCCAAAGTCACCCAGTTCAAAACCATGGAGTTTGCACGCTATATCGAAGAGCTTGCCAGGAGTGTGCCTCTGCCTCCCCTCATTATGAACTGCAGGACCATCATGGAGGAAATCATGGAGGTGGTCGGGCTTGAGGAGCAGGGGCAGAATTTTGTGCGGCACACTCCAGAGGGCCAGGAGGCCTCAGACAGGGATGAGGTTTACACAATCCCAAACTCCCTGAAGAGAAGTGACTCCCCCACTGCTGACTCGGACGCCTCATCGCTGCACGAGCAGCCTCAGCAAATTGCCATCAAGGTGTCTGTGCACCCACAGTCCAAAAAAGATCACGTGGATGACCAAGACGGCGTGCAATTTGAGGTCAAAGATGAAGAGGAGACAGAACCGTCAGCCGACCGTTCCCCGGAAACTGCAGAGCCTTCCACAGATGTAACATCCACAGAGCTAACGTCTGAAGAGTCAACGCCTATCGAGGTATTAGATAGAGTCCTGCCACCAGCTCACCTGGAAACTTCAGAGCCAGCAGTGGCACAGGACAGAAACACCTGCATTATTTATGAAAGCCATGTCTAATATCAACCATGAAAAGCTATGCATATCAAGAAAATCAGGGGCTGCTCCTTGTAGTGCAGATGTAGTACGCACTCGCCGCTAAGCCTTACCAGGAGACTCTCATCCCTTAGGTAGGAGTGACGCCATTTTAAAAGGGGAAACACCTGAGTGCAGTTTATGACATGACTGGAATTTCCCCCACAGTAAAGGATGTGAGAAACATCAGGGTGCAGAATTGGTAATACTGGACGGAAGGTGTCTGTCCATGCGATACGAATTTTAGAGGCTCTTCTCTGCCAAATAACCTTAATGGGTGATGCCCTTTTGTCAAAGAGAATATTACTATAAGATATTCTGAGTTCAAGAGCCCTGTCCAATGCACACCGCattgcttttcctttaaaaaaaattataggtcTGCTACAATAGCAAATGCACGTACATGGGTTTGTTGCactttcttctcagttttattCCTTTCACTGTTCCTTTATAATGGAGTAGCTGTTGTTACATTAATACTAATTGCTCTTTCCGGTTTGGTCCTCTTTGCCACTTTGTCCTTATTTTCCCCCTAGAATACTTACCTCAGAGGCTTGGTATCAGTCACTGGTGCCAGGGCTGATACCTACAAGTCACCTGTAATGTTCCCGAGTAGTTACTAGGCTCACTGTTTTTGTCACTACCCAGGCCTATGTTCATACATCACTTTTTTTGTTTCCAACGAAGCTGCTATtgtgaaactgagaaaaattttGCCCAGGAATAGCACTTTATTAGCCAAAAACAAATGTGTTTACCTGTCCGATTCTGAGAGCCTTTTGGTGGAGGGAAATTATAAAAGGTCGAATATACCTGTATTACCCATGAAACCTGTCCTCTGTGTAAGTAACATCATCTTACAAACAAAAACTGATTATCTGGAAAATGTATTGCTTCTGAAGACAGCAGCATATGATGAATCCCTGTAGGTTGTAGAATATTGACTTCCCAGAAGGGCTTGGAGGGCCATATGCCATCGAGTGACTCAAACACTTAATTCAGGGCAGCAAAATAAAGATCTGTGAAGTTGTGTAACCAGGTCCGCTTTGTGAACCACGTAGCTAACCTGTTGGTCTTGAAGGGGAGAGTGAAAGGTTGGAGTAATGACCTAGGGAACTGTGTCATCAAATTTCATGCCAagttattgaattattttttagtcTCACAAGAAAGCAGTAATATGTGAGGCTGAATGATGttatggaaaggagaaaaagtcagTCTATGCAAAGGTCAACACCTTACCTGACTGTGCCAATAACTAGCTGCCTGGCTTTGGGCAGGTATGGgtctcagcttccttatctgtcaGAGGGGGCAGACTAGATAGGCTCTGAGCACCATTTAAATGGTCTCACTCTCTCACAGAACCACCTCAATATCatcgtgcttgctctctttccAGTTAACGGATTTTCACTTTCATGTCTGGGTTCAGCTAACATTTTTTATGCTGCCTTACTTACTCAAGGAGGATCAGTTTTAAATAATCATAGCATTTTAAGCAAGTTGTGGATCTTCTCTCCCAAAACATCATTAGGACCACTTCTATAGTTTAAATTTAACCATAGTGAGAATGAGTGGTATTTCATCGTCACTTAGAAGCAGGGGGAGTAACCTTAAAGTTGTTGTAGGGGTCATGGCCACATCAAGTGATGGGGTCGTATTGCTGAAGGTTACACGGGCCACGTTGGTACTGAGGGAGCAGACCCAGATGTTTAGTCCTCACTCTGTCACTATCTAGTAAGTGATCTCGAACaactcccttcccttctctggggcTTAATCTTTTCCATCTGAAGAATATGGGGGTTGTGCTTGATGAGTCACAAGGTCCCTTCTAGCTCAGACATGTATTGTTTTACAGAGTTTGTAATCTCTCAAGATAGGTCCCTGCTTCAAGAGACAAACAACATTGGGAGCCAAAATGGGTACAGGAGATTGGATGCTTTTTGCTGTCCAAAATTTTACAACAAATATATTTGGCTGTGCAGCTGAGGGCAGTGGGTTTGGCTTTAGGGGTAGCCTGACGGGCTTCTTTATTCATAGACAACCAGTGTGGAAGGCAACCTAACAAGACATGGAGTTTGGTTAGACAAACTTGTCCAGGAATGAACTGCTGGCATCTAGTTAGAAGGGTCttggcggggggaagggggggtcaCATAAAGCAACTAGTAGTACAGCAGTCAAGAGAAAGCATGACTCCTATGTGGGCTCTCTGGATtaggattttatgtatttgggttgCAGAACACCTTTATCTCCAACTCTAAGAATATAAACATTTTCCACTTGCTATGGAGGTCAGCAAATTCTTACTACGGATCTATATGCCCAAAACAACAACTGAAATTTAAGCTCATTTTGTGATATTGTGTGAACTTTTTTGCATTGTGTTCAGTTATTCCACCCAAACCCATGTGCAGATTTCCACATGGAAAGGCATCAGTTCTATCTAGACATtgataagaaataaaaactttaaaatcagcAGATTTTTAATGAAGCAGGAGCAGGAATTTATGACCAAAGAATGTTCCAGATTGGTCTTAGCTTCTTAAGACTggggagatgatgatgatgatgatgatgattatataGATTTTTCCAAACTTTTCCCCTCTTAGGGCATCAAAAAGCTCTTGATAGAATCATAGCCAACCTAAAAGGAGGTTGGTTTACAATGGAGATTTCTCCTTCCAGAAATTCTACACTCTTCCTATCCATCCTACATCTTCTTCATGAAATGAGAAAGGCTCTCTCCTTCTAGAATATAAAATGTAGAAGACCTTGTGACTTTCAGCTGATTTTTCAAAGACAAACTGCTCAGCTTCATAGAAATTCATAGACGTAtggctgtatgtgtgtgtccttGTGTGCACGCATGAGCGTCAGGCTGTTTGGGGCAGTTTTAAAAGCTTAACGCTAAATCCCAAGCCACGTCCTTTGGGTCTTAGGTAGTCATTCTCAACATCAGTCTCTGGTTTCTGAGTCATATCTCTAGCAACTTCTTTCCTTGAAATTCTGAAAATGATTCAGATACGTGTGCATATTTAATTCACTTAGATGATCTGTAAACTTGGATGGTAtttattctaaatggaaaaaaacacaattttataCTGAAAATCTATGTAATTTATAAtggctttgttttatatattatattttcatatctttAGGGCACATCTACTGTTCTCATCTTTTTGTATATCATACTcagcaaaaagaaatactaatacTTGACTAAAATCTCTAGGAACCAAATGTGATGTATAACGTATagaaattgctctaaaaatagCTGAATGTTCTCACCCATCCCAAGCATTATTGTGCCATTACATCCAGAATGAGTTGTCTCAGATGTTTATGAGCATTCCTTTTTTCAAAACTAAGGCTAAAAGGTCTTCACATCCCACACAATGGATTCTGGAATCTCCTTcctatctttatcttttttattgtttgtttcatttttaactgtAGAAGTCTGTGTTGTTCAAGCTTGCCTTTGAAGGGCAAATGTGAGATAAGAAAGCAATTTGATGAAAAGACTGAATTGAACTCTGGCTATGTAAATTATTTAGTGGACTGCTGACATGTTTTAAGTCTAATGCTTCGATTGTTATTTATTGGTGATCTAGGGTCTGCTCAGCTCTTTAGCACACGAAGTAAATGTAAGGCACAAAGAATATTTGCATGTTTTGAACAAGCACTCTCTCAGTGTAGTGCAGCCAACACAGATCTGCTTACCTGCAAAAACACCCATCCCAGCCATTGGAGAAACAGTTTGGGAGAGGCAAATCAGCCACCTTTTATTCGTAGATTGAAATGCAGTGTTGTTATCAGTGCTAACTCTTAAATGGCAGCCCCTGAGGTTCTGTTAACAGGGGATTTCCTGTGAGTGTTTCATTTGGTAAGAAAATGGAGCATTTAACTTATCTTTcagatactgtattttatattcgGCACAGTTCAGCTACTGTTCTGTACCTATTTCACAGATCCTTTTGGCATTCCGTTAAGATTATAATCCCTGTTTCTACTCTTGCTTTTTAAGCTAATTTACTGGTACTCTTTAAACCTACCAAATCTCATTGTATGTTCACACACATCTTTTGAGCACCTGACATCTTCAAGACACTAGCCATTTTTACATTcacctattcatttaaaaatcccTCAGTAGATAACAAaattcattttcctaatgactttTTTAGGGTTTCTACAGTGATTAATCAGGTCTGGATTAAACAAATCAATGGTGGGGGATTGGAAATCAAAACAGTTGTTTAATATGTTTTCCAAAGGACTGAGTGCGTGTCTGTTATACAAGAAAATATCGTATGAGGGTGGTAATGATCTTTGAGATAGTTTAGAGATATCATTTTGAAAGGGACTAATATTTAGAATACCACAATCAAAATTGAAGCTCTCAGAgaatgtaaaaatagaaaacaaatagttcTAAGAATATTCTGGcataaattgattttatttaaccAGTAATAAAAGCCTTCAAATGTATCTGTCAGACACCATAGAGCTGCTTACAGTGAGTTAGGGTCAAAGAAGATGTTTGCTTGCACTTATGTTTGGCTTGCTATATCTCTAGTTCTGGATGTCCTTtgttaaaattggaaaataagatgaaaaacttTGGGCAGAAATGTCTAACTGGTGGATTTGTGAACTAtaaatgttcactttttaaaaataatttaaagatataaaCAGATGACATTTAAGTTGATGTTAtagtagcaaaacaaaacaccatgtGCTCCATCCTGTGTTTTGATCATTGCTTTAATAAAGGGTTTGCGCAGGAGTGTGGATTTTGTGTCATGTCCCACCTGAAGGGCATGTGATGGTGGCATGTGATTTATTCTTTCCAATGATAGGAAATCcgttactcattctttttttttttctttctttttattttaacttgttttattttttttaatttacatccaaattagttagcatatagcgcaataatgatttcaggagtagattccttagtgccccttgcccatttagcccatcccccctcccacaacccctccagtaaccctcagtttgttctccatatttatgagtctcttctgtttttgtccccctccctgtttttatattatttttgtttcccttcccttaggttcatctgttttgtctcttaaagtcctcatatgagtgaagtcatatgatttttatctttctctaatttcacttagcataataccctccagttccatccatgtagttgcaaattgcaaggtttcattctttttgattgctgagtaatactct
Coding sequences within:
- the MFAP3L gene encoding microfibrillar-associated protein 3-like isoform X2, whose product is MDRLKNHLPVCFLPTVPFLILVSTLAAAKSVTNSTLNGTDIVLGSVPVIIARTDHIIVKEGNSALINCSVFGIPEPQFKWYNSIGKLLTEDEEKGGGKWQMHDSGLLNITKVSFSDRGKYTCVASNIHGTVNNTVTLRVIFISGDMGVYYMVVCLVAFTVVMVLNITRLCMMSSHLKKTEKAINEFFRTEGAEKLQKAFEIAKRIPIITSAKTLELAKVTQFKTMEFARYIEELARSVPLPPLIMNCRTIMEEIMEVVGLEEQGQNFVRHTPEGQEASDRDEVYTIPNSLKRSDSPTADSDASSLHEQPQQIAIKVSVHPQSKKDHVDDQDGVQFEVKDEEETEPSADRSPETAEPSTDVTSTELTSEESTPIEAKHKDQRRSPRCVKCFGCYFTR
- the MFAP3L gene encoding microfibrillar-associated protein 3-like isoform X3 gives rise to the protein MDRLKNHLPVCFLPTVPFLILVSTLAAAKSVTNSTLNGTDIVLGSVPVIIARTDHIIVKEGNSALINCSVFGIPEPQFKWYNSIGKLLTEDEEKGGGKWQMHDSGLLNITKVSFSDRGKYTCVASNIHGTVNNTVTLRVIFISGDMGVYYMVVCLVAFTVVMVLNITRLCMMSSHLKKTEKAINEFFRTEGAEKLQKAFEIAKRIPIITSAKTLELAKVTQFKTMEFARYIEELARSVPLPPLIMNCRTIMEEIMEVVGLEEQGQNFVRHTPEGQEASDRDEVYTIPNSLKRSDSPTADSDASSLHEQPQQIAIKVSVHPQSKKDHVDDQDGVQFEVKDEEETEPSADRSPETAEPSTDVTSTELTSEESTPIEVLECHVLHGP
- the MFAP3L gene encoding microfibrillar-associated protein 3-like isoform X1, with the protein product MDRLKNHLPVCFLPTVPFLILVSTLAAAKSVTNSTLNGTDIVLGSVPVIIARTDHIIVKEGNSALINCSVFGIPEPQFKWYNSIGKLLTEDEEKGGGKWQMHDSGLLNITKVSFSDRGKYTCVASNIHGTVNNTVTLRVIFISGDMGVYYMVVCLVAFTVVMVLNITRLCMMSSHLKKTEKAINEFFRTEGAEKLQKAFEIAKRIPIITSAKTLELAKVTQFKTMEFARYIEELARSVPLPPLIMNCRTIMEEIMEVVGLEEQGQNFVRHTPEGQEASDRDEVYTIPNSLKRSDSPTADSDASSLHEQPQQIAIKVSVHPQSKKDHVDDQDGVQFEVKDEEETEPSADRSPETAEPSTDVTSTELTSEESTPIEGTFVAIETRTDWNKVLGLSSHGQRLERNSKSPES